In Cryptomeria japonica chromosome 10, Sugi_1.0, whole genome shotgun sequence, a genomic segment contains:
- the LOC131048228 gene encoding UDP-glycosyltransferase 85A1, with protein MAPHALLVPFPAQGHINPMMQLAWKLVSHGFLVTFLNSDSNHNRMLKANTLNSLRDNIRMISVPFQFPAMDTPERLANTMELLEKGMGPSVIDQVVQEINAKEEENKVTCIIADVWMCFGLQPVAMLHKVSLAFFHTGYVSLFAILHITANWVSHGILPSDGIPKEDKTIQYLPSMPPLHPGELHRYWAGEYMFRKGIRMAEEIKHTKWMLFNSFLEIEAPVVETLSKEVGVYPIGPLIAPEFLKCTTSTKVQPSFWKDETECLQWLDKQCARSVIYISFGSSTVLSEKQVEELALGVEATQRPFLWVVRSNLMRGSKPVLPADFLERVRDRGYIVSWASQLEVLSHPSVACFVTHCGWNSVQESITMGVPMLCWPYIADQFLNSMYVVDVWKLGLPLNANSQGILEKGEFVKSVEILLESKQGLEIIEESRKLKIIARDVIEEGGSSWINFNLFVTVMKRPPNE; from the exons ATGGCTCCTCACGCGCTTCTCGTTCCTTTTCCTGCACAAGGTCACATTAATCCCATGATGCAGCTCGCCTGGAAGCTCGTCTCTCATGGATTCCTTGTCACTTTCCTCAACTCCGACAGCAATCATAACCGTATGCTCAAAGCCAACACTCTAAATTCCTTGCGTGATAACATCAGAATGATATCTGTTCCCTTCCAATTCCCAGCTATGGATACTCCAGAACGTCTTGCAAACACTATGGAGTTGTTGGAAAAGGGCATGGGGCCTTCTGTAATCGATCAAGTTGTTCAGGAAATAAACGCCAAGGAAGAAGAAAACAAGGTCACCTGTATAATTGCGGACGTCTGGATGTGCTTTGGCTTACAGCCGGTAGCCATGCTCCATAAAGTTTCCCTCGCCTTTTTTCACACTGGTTACGTTTCACTCTTCGCCATTCTCCACATTACTGCCAATTGGGTCTCGCATGGCATCCTTCCTTCAGATG GAATTCCGAAGGAAGATAAAACAATTCAATATCTTCCCTCCATGCCGCCGCTGCATCCTGGAGAGCTTCATCGGTACTGGGCAGGCGAATACATGTTTCGGAAAGGGATTCGCATGGCAGAGGAAATCAAGCACACTAAATGGATGCTCTTCAATTCTTTCTTAGAGATTGAAGCTCCAGTAGTCGAAACATTGTCCAAAGAAGTGGGCGTGTATCCAATAGGCCCTCTAATTGCTCCTGAGTTTCTCAAATGCACGACGAGCACTAAGGTCCAACCAAGTTTCTGGAAAGATGAGACGGAATGCTTACAATGGTTAGATAAACAGTGTGCCCGCTCTGTGATCTACATATCTTTCGGAAGTTCTACAGTTCTGAGCGAAAAGCAAGTGGAAGAACTTGCTCTGGGAGTCGAGGCCACCCAGAGGCCATTTCTGTGGGTTGTGCGCTCCAATCTAATGAGAGGAAGCAAACCTGTTTTACCTGCTGATTTCTTGGAGCGAGTAAGAGATAGGGGTTACATAGTTTCGTGGGCGTCACAGTTAGAGGTGTTATCTCATCCTTCCGTAGCCTGTTTTGTGACTCACTGTGGGTGGAACTCTGTGCAGGAAAGCATCACCATGGGCGTGCCCATGCTTTGTTGGCCTTATATCGCAGACCAGTTTCTTAACAGCATGTATGTTGTGGATGTGTGGAAATTGGGTTTGCCATTAAATGCGAATAGTCAAGGAATTCTAGAGAAGGGGGAGTTTGTGAAAAGTGTAGAGATTTTGCTGGAATCGAAACAAGGCCTGGAGATAATAGAGGAGTCCAGAAAGTTGAAGATAATTGCTAGGGATGTAATCGAGGAGGGGGGCTCCTCGTGGATTAACTTTAATCTATTTGTCACGGTCATGAAGCGACCACCGAATGAATAA
- the LOC131048213 gene encoding linamarin synthase 1-like yields the protein MISVPFEFPPMDTLEGVENGIEALAKDTGPSVIDNVIQEINAREEENKITCIFADVWMCFGLQLVATLHNLPLAAFHTALVSLFAIRYFSAHLVSLGILHSDEIEAPVDETLSKDVGVYPIGPLIPPEYFHSRTVTKFLASFWKNDTECLQWLDKQCAHSVIYISFQSLAVVSEKQLEELALGVEATQRPFLWIVRSDLVKGSKAILPAGFLERESITMGVSMLCWPYHADQFVNRTYVVDVWKLCLPLHANSQRIIEQGEFVKGVEILLESEQGVEIREEARKLKIIARNAIKDGGSSWNNFNLFVTAMK from the exons ATGATATCCGTTCCCTTTGAATTTCCACCTATGGATACTCTGGAAGGCGTTGAAAATGGAATTGAGGCGTTGGCAAAGGACACGGGGCCTTCCGTAATTGATAATGTCATTCAGGAAATAAACGCCAGGGAAGAAGAAAACAAGATCACCTGTATATTTGCAGACGTCTGGATGTGCTTTGGCTTACAACTGGTAGCCACGCTCCATAACCTTCCTCTCGCCGCTTTTCACACAGCTCTTGTTTCACTCTTCGCCATTCGCTACTTTAGTGCCCATCTCGTCTCGCTTGGCATCCTTCATTCTGATG AGATTGAAGCTCCAGTAGACGAAACGTTGTCCAAAGATGTGGGCGTTTATCCAATAGGTCCTCTAATTCCTCCTGAGTATTTCCATAGCAGGACGGTCACGAAGTTCCTTGCAAGCTTCTGGAAAAATGACACAGAATGCTTACAGTGGTTAGATAAACAGTGTGCTCACTCTGTGATCTACATATCTTTTCAAAGTTTGGCAGTTGTGAGTGAAAAACAATTGGAAGAGCTTGCTCTGGGAGTGGAGGCCACACAGAGACCGTTTCTATGGATTGTACGTTCTGATCTAGTGAAAGGAAGCAAAGCTATTTTACCTGCTGGTTTCTTGGAGCGA GAAAGCATCACCATGGGCGTGTCCATGCTTTGTTGGCCTTACCATGCGGACCAGTTTGTTAACCGCACGTATGTTGTGGATGTGTGGAAATTGTGTCTGCCATTGCATGCGAATAGCCAAAGAATTATAGAGCAGGGGGAGTTTGTGAAAGGTGTAGAGATTTTACTGGAATCGGAACAAGGCGTGGAGATCAGAGAGGAAGCGAGAAAATTGAAGATAATTGCTCGGAATGCAATCAAGGACGGCGGCTCCTCATGGAATAACTTTAATCTATTTGTCACAGCCATGAAGTGA